The genomic DNA TCCGGTCCCGGATGTGCTCGCTCATCAGGCGTGAGGCGTACGACGACGAGTTCGTCGTGAGGATCGCGTCGGGTTCCGCCGCCCGGTCGATCTCGCCCCACAGCGGGATCTTGATGTCGAGCCGCTCCGGAACGGCCTCGACGACCAGCCAGGCACCGTCGAGCGCGGAGGGCAGGTCGCCGCACGCGATGGCGCGCCCCGCCTCGCCCGACCCGCGGCGGGCGATGGTGTCCGGCAGCGTTCGCGTGACGTGGTCCACGGCGGCGCGCAGCTGGTCGGGGTTCGGATCGTGGATGCGCACGTCGCCGCCCCGGGTCGCGAACATGAGGGCGATCCGGCGGCCGAGCGTGCCCGCGCCGATCACGGCGACCGGGCGCCGGCGGATGTCGTCGAAGGTGAAGGGGAGGGGCATGTCGACTCCGTTCTCAGTGCTGATCGGCGTCGGCGCGGAGGCCGACGATGCCGGAGACGGGCGTGCCGAGGTCGACGAGGACCTCCGGGGCGCGACCGTCGAGCGGCACCCGCCAGATGCGTCCGCCGAGATCGGAGACGTAGGCCACCTCCGACGGCGCGTCGACGGCCAGGCCGATGGCCTCGTCGAAGCCGCCCGCGAGGATCTCGGGTGGGGAACCGGGGACCCCCGCCGCGGGGAGCGGGGCCCGGTTGAGCGAGTTGCCGTCGGGGGCGGCGCCGCGGTCCGTCCAGTACAGCGCGTCGCCGACGATCTCCAGGTCGATGGGCTCGGGCAGGCCGTCCCAGAGGGTCTCGATGTCGCCGCGGTCGGACGGTGATGCACCGGGTGGTAGCTCGAGGCCCGCGCGCAGGATCCGGCCCCGGCCGCCCTTCGCGGGACCCTTCTGGGTCCAGTAGAGGTGGCCACGGGCGGGGTCGACCGCGACACCGACGCACTCGGCGAGGCGGTCGGGTGCCGGTGGGTTGACGACGAGGTCGCGCAGCCCGGTGCCGTCGGTGCGGACGGTGCTGACCCGGCATCCCTCGCGGTCGCCCCAGTAGAGCCGGCCGGAACCGTCGGATGCGAGCTGCTTCCCGGTCGTCATCGCGCCCGGGGCGACCAGGTCGTGCGGATCGGTGCCGTCGGACCGGATCGAGTGGACTCCGCCGGTGCGGGCGGAGTAGTCGAGGCCGGCCTCGCCGGCGGTCCCGGGGACGCGGGTGGGGCGGCCCATCGTGGTCCAGTAGATCCGGCCGCCCTCGGCGATCACGCCGTCCGGGGACGCGCCGGCCTCGACCGTGTGGAGCGTCTCGGTCGCGCCGTCGGGGAGGGTCACGCGGACGATCGAGCCGCTGCGGATGCCGAGCGCCAGAATTGCTTCGAACATATAACTTATTCTACGGCGGCGGAGCCGGGTGCGGCCGTTGTCGACGGTGTGATCTTCGAGACCGGCCGCGCGCCGAACAGGGTCTCCTCGGAGCGGAGCAGGTACTGCTCCAACAGGGCTGCCGCGGCGTCGCCGCGACCGTCGAGGAAGGTCTCGAGGATCGTCACGTTGTCGTCGAGGAACGGGGCGTGGAGGAACTCGGGGTCGGCGATCGCGCCGAACGCGAGGCGCAGCTCGGCGAGGATCGAGTCGAGGACGGCGTCGAGTCGGGGGCTGTCGCTCAAACCCACGATCGCGCGGTGGAACTCGAGATCGGCCGTGCCGACCGCCTGCCAGTCCCCGGTGTCTGCGGCGGCCAGCGCCGTCGCGACCGCGTCGCGCATCCGGACGGCGGCGGGGTGTTCCGGGCCGGCGGTGCGCAGCGCGGGCGGTTCGACGGTGCGCCGGACCAGGTAGATGTCCCGCACGGACGCGCGCGTGGGCACTGTCACCCGGGCGCCGCGGTTGGCCTCGTGCACGATCAGCCCCTCGTGGGCCAGCGTCCGCATCGCCTCGCGCAGGGTGTTCCGGGATACTCCGAGCTCCGCGGCCAGGCGTTCCTCCCGGAGCGGATCCCCCGGCCGGAGGGTGCCCTCGACGATGGCGCGGCGCAGGTCGTGGGCCGCGTCCGCCGCGGCGTGGCCGCGCTGCCTCCCGGTGGTCACGGCCCGATCCTACGGAGCGCGCCGCGAACCTGTTCAACAAATCGGGGCAACAGGGGTGACAGATTGTTCAACAATCGATTATGGTGTGGATCACATCAGCGTCCGACCGCCCGAGCGAGAAGAGACCACCCATGTCCACCGCCCAGCCCGTCCCGGGCGACGCCCCGAAGGGTGCCGTCAAGGCGTACATCGCCAGCCTCACCGGCACCTCTCTCGAGTACTACGACTTCGCGCTGTACTCCGTCGCGTCCGCGCTCGTCTTCCCCCACGTCTTCTTCCCCGCGGAGGACCCGTTCATCGGGCTCCTGCTGTCGTTCTCGACGTTCGCGGTCGGCTATTTCGCCCGCCCGATCGGCGGCGTCGTCTTCGGCCGCCTGGGCGACCGCATCGGCCGGAAGAACGTCCTCGTCGCGACGCTCCTGTTGATCGGCGTCGCGACGGTCCTCATCGGCGTCCTGCCGAGCTACGGCACCATCGGCGTGATCGCCCCGACGATCCTCGTGCTCCTGCGCTTCGCCCAGGGCGTCGGGGTCGGCGGCGAGTGGGGCGGGGCCGTGCTGCTCTCCAGCGAGTTCGGCGACCCGCGCAAGCGCGGCTTCTGGGCCTCCGCGGCCCAGATCGGCGTGCCCGTCGGCAACCTCATGGCCAATGGCGTCCTCGCCCTGGTCGCGGCCGTGCTCTCTGAGGACGCCTTCCGCGACTGGGGCTGGCGCATCGGCTTCCTGCTCTCCGCGGTGCTCGTGGTCTTCGGCCTCATGATCCGCCTCAAGCTGGAGGAGACGCCCGTCTTCCAGGCGATCGCCGAGCGCGCCGAGCAGCCCAAGGCGCCGATCTCCGAGGTGCTGCGCGGACACCCCCGCGCGCTGCTCGCGGCGGCGCTCTCGCGGATCTGCCCCGATGTGCTGTACTCGCTGCTCACGGTCTTCCTCGCCAGCTACGCCACCAAGGAACTGGACTTCCCGACGAGCCACGTCCTGACCGCGGTGCTCACCGGCTCCGCGGTACAGGTCTTCGCGATGCCGCTCGCCGGCTCCCTCACCGACCGCTTCAACCGGCGACTCGTGTACGGCATCGGCGCGATCCTCACCGCGGCATGGGTTCCCGTCCTGTTCCTCATGATCCAGTCCGGCAGCCGGGTGCTGTTGACGATCGGTGTCGTCGTCGGGATGTCGCTGCACGCCCTGATGTACGGCCCGCAGGCGGCGTTCATCACCGAGCAGTTCCCCGCGCGCCTGCGCTACGCGGGCAGCTCGCTCGCCTACACCTTCGCCGGTGTCGTGGGCGGCGGCATGGCGCCGCTCATCTTCACCGTGCTGTTCCGCTGGACCGACTCGTGGGTCATCATCGCGGCGTACGTCGCCGTCACCGCAGTCGCGACCGTCGCCGGCATGGCGATCGGCCGCGATCCCGCACCCGAGGAGGAACTGGAACTGCTCGCCGACGCCCCGGATGGTGCGGATGTCCCTCGCTGACGTCCGGCGTCTCGGGGACCGCGGCGTCCGCGTCCGCGTGACGCCCGGCACCGTCGAACCGCTCCGTGCCCTCCTCGCGGCGGAACCGCTGCCCGGGCAGTGCGACCTCGTCGCCGGGGGCGAAACGGTCACGGTCCTGTTCGACGGTCCGCGGTCCGCCGCGGCTGCCGCGAGCGCCCTCTCGGCCATGACGCCGCCGGAGTCGGTCCTCGCCGACGGCCCGCTCGTCCGGATCGACGTCGTCTACGACGGTGAGGATCTGCGCGATGTCGCGGAGCAGCTCGGCACCGACGAGGCGGGCGTCGTCCGGATGCACACCGAACGCACCTGGCACGTCGGCTTCCTGGGGTTCGCCCCGGGATTCGCGTACCTCCGCGGCGCCGAGCCGTCTCCGGAGATCGCCCGCCGGCGCTCGCCCCGCGTTCGGGTGCCCGCGGGATCCGTCGGGTTGGCGGGGGAGTACAGCGCGGTCTACCCGCGTACCTCGCCGGGCGGCTGGCAGCTGATCGGCCGGACCGAGGCCGAACTCTGGTCGCTCGACCGAGAGCCCCCCGCGCTGCTCGTGCCGGGCACGCGCGTGCGGTTCGTCGCCGCCCGCCGTCGTGTCACCCTGCCGGCGACGCCCGCGCCGAGCGAGCCGGCGACGCCCGCGCCGAGCGGGGCCGCCGCGCGCCCGGCGCGGGGACTCGTCGTGCGGGAGACGGGACTGCAGAGCCTCGTGGAGGACCGGGGGCGCCCCGGGCGCGCCGGCGTCGGCGTCACCCGATCGGGAGCCGCGGACCGCGGCGCGCTCCGACAGGCCAACCGGCTGGTGGGTAACCCTCGCGGCGCGGCCGCGATCGAGAACGCCGGCGGGGGCGTGGAACTCGTCGCGGTGGGGGACCAGGTCCTGGCCGTGACGGGTGCCGACGCGCCGCTCGTCGTGGAGTCGCCGGACGGACACTGGCGCGCCGTCGAGCGCGGGCGCCCCTTCGCCCTCGACGACGGCGACCTCCTCGAGGTCGGACCGGTCACGGCCGGCCTCCGGGTCGTGATCGCCGTGCGGGGCGGGGTCGACGTTCCCGCCGTGCTGGGCAGTCGCAGCACGGACACCCTCGCCAACCTCGGGCCGGCCCCCGTCACGGCCGGCGACGTGCTGCCCGTCGGGCGCGCCCCGCGGACGGCCGTCGGCGAACCCGAACCGGTGCCCGAGGTGCCGGACGGCAGTCGGCCGACGGTACTCGACGTCCTGCGCGGGCCCGACGCGGAGCTCTTCCCCGGCGGCGCCTGGGAGCACCTGCTCGAAGAGCGGTGGGAGGTCACTCCGAACAGCGACCGCGTCGGCGTGCGACTCACCGGCGAGCCGCTCGCGCGCGCCGACGGCGAGGTGCAGAGCCAGGCGCTGGTGCCCGGTGCGATCCAGGTTCCGCCCTCGGGGCAGCCGGTGGTCTTCGTCGTCGACCACCCGACCACCGGGGGATATCCGGTGCTCGCCGTCGTGGCCGAGCACCACCTGGACCTGCTGGCCCAGCTACCGTTGGGGTCGCCCGTGCGCTTCGTGGCGGTGGAAGGACCGGTCGGCGCCTGAGTGAAACCGCCGGTCCGCAGCGTCCGGATGTGGTTACGTCGGGGAACGAGCGGTCTCCGAACGGCCGCTCGGTCGACTCGGAGCACCACCGGAAGGACCCATGAGGAAGATCGCAGCTCGGCGGATCATCGGCGTCGTCGCAGGCCTGACGGCCGCATCCCTGGTCGTCGCGGGGTGCGGGAACGGCGACTCGGACAAGGGCGAGGCGGCCACGTCGGCGGTCACCTCGGCGGCCGACGCTTCGTCCGCCGGGCCCGCGGCCTCGTCCGCTCCCGCGTCGTCCGCGACGGCCGCGTCGTCCGCGTCCGCATCCCGCGCTACGGGATCGTCTGCGCCGGTGCCGGCAGGTGGGGTGAAGGTGAAGGGCGCCGACGGCAGCGACGTCACCCTGACCGGTCCGATCGCCGCGAAGTACAGCGCCGCGACGCAGGCGCAGCGCACGGCCCTGGGGGTGGTCCTCACCGGCGATCACAACGCCGGCACCCGGGAGAGCGGCGTGATCTTCCAGCAGTTCAAGGGCGGCGTGATCACCGCGAGGAACGCTGCGGCGGGTACGCCCGCGTACATCACCTGGGGGCGAATCCGGGACGCCTGGAACGTCGAGCGCGGCCCCGACGGCAGGCCTTCGCCCGCCGGCAGGAACGGCTCCGCCGGCCCACTGGGCGCGGTGACCAGCGACGAGACCACGGCGGGTGCGGTCAAGCAGACCACGTTCGAGCACGGGAGGATCACCTTCGATCCGCGGACCGGCAAGGTCGAGGTGACCGTCAACGGCACGGTCGTACCGGCCGGAATCTAGGAGGGCACAGCCATGGCCGATACCGCGGGACCGATCGACATCACCTTCACCGCCGTCCTCGGCAAGGTGCGCGAGGGCGACACGTGGACGTGCGTGCAGCTGCCGGGTTCGGCCGAGATCTTCGGCACCCGCGGCCTGGTCAAGGTCGCCGGCACCGTCGACGGCGTGCCCTTCACCTCGTCGTTCATGGCCCTGGGCGACGGGACGCACAAACTGCCCGTCGCCGCGGCGATCCGCCGCCGGATCGGCAAGACCGATGGTGACGAGGTCGAGGTGCACCTCACGGAGCGCCTGAACTGAGTGCTCCGGCGCCCGGCAGGCGTCGTCAGCGGGCGAGGACGCCCGTCGCGAACCGGTCCGCGGTCTCGGCGACGGTGTGCCGCCAGTCCGCGGGATCGACCGCGTGCGCTCCGCGCTCGCCCGCGAAGGCGCTCGAGGCCACGAGATCCGGCTCCAGGTCGCCGAGCACCTGCAGGCTCGTGAGCAGTTGCTCCCCGTTGCTCAGGCCGGGGATGTAGCCGGCGTTCCAGCGCCCGTCCGCGCCGCGGTAGAGAGTGTCGCCGGTGAACAGGTACCGCGCACCGTCGGACCCGGTGACCAGGAAGGACGTGCTCCCGGGCGTGTGGCCCGGTGTGGGGATGGTCTCGACGCCGTTGTCGTCGACGGCCCGGTCGGCGAGCACGACGCCGGGTACGGCGTGCTCCGCGATCGCCGCGAGGTCGCCCGCCGGGGCGTGGAGGACGGAGCCGAACCGCTCGGCGATCGCGCTCAGCAACGGGCCCGCCTCGTCCTGGTGGCTGAGGTACTGGTGGGCGATGCCGCCGTGCGCGGCGATCGCGTCGAAGTCCGCGGCGTCGCCGGGGGAGTAGAACAGGACAGTGCCACCCGACGAGGGCGTCCACAGGTAGGCGTGCGTGGTCAAGCCCGGGAACGGCGAGAACGTCGGGGTCTCGAGCAGGTCGGGCCGGATGGTGGTGAGCATCGGATGTCCTCTCGTGGGGTGCGCCCGACGCTACGACCTCAAGGAAACTTCAGGTCAAGACGCGGTCCTGCGGACTCGTGCGCGGCTTCGTGGTCAGGGCGAGTGCGAGGAGGGTGACACCGAGTGCGCATCGCCACCAGAGGAAGGGGTCGATCGCGGCCCGCTCGGTGCCGCCGGTCCCGATCGGATTCGCCCACGGGATGATCAGCGCGGCGAGTCCCGAGATCGCGAAGCACACGGCGGTGAGGGCTGCGAGCCGGACGTGTGACCGGATCAGGAGGACGGCGGCGAGGCCCATCAGGGCCATCCCGGTGACGTGCTCGACGTACGCGGCGATCGGATGCACGACGATGCGCGCCGGCGGGCCGCCGGGGAACTCGCCGGCGCTACCGGGGAAGAGACCGACGCACGCGAGGGCGATGCCGTTGATCGCGCCGAGTACCAGCGCCACGGTCGCCCACGGACGGGGGAGCAGCGGGCGCAGTGCGATCACCGCGGCGATCCCGAGCGCGCCCACCGCGACGAACGCGGCGTTCATGAGTGGGTGCCAGGGGGAGCACACGAAGCGGTCCGAGACCGCGAGACCCCCGTCGCGCCGGAGGTCGCCAAGGCACTCGGGGACGCCCAGATCGCTGATCATGTTGTTCGTCCAGCTGTACGGGCGCGGCCACTGCCGAGCGACGAGCACTTCTGTCAGGAAGTAGCCGACGGTGGCGGTCAGGAGCGTCCCGGCCGTGACCGTCCGGCGCCTGCTGAGTGTGGTGGCGGGGCGGGTCGAGGGGAGGCGCGAGATGTTTAGCCGCATTCAGTAGTTCTACGGGAAAGTCTCGCTGCACGCTGTGGTGTGCATCTCCGTTCGGGCGTACGGTCGGGAACATGGCCGAGAAGAACGCGCGACCGTCCGTGAAGGACGGTGAACTGTACGACGAACTCCGCGACAAGGGTGACTCCAAGGAGAAGGCTGCGCGGATCGCGAACGCCGCGGCGAACCGGGGCCGATCCGCGGTCGGGGCGGCCGGTGGGCACGCGCGGCCCTACGAGGAGTGGACCGTCGACGAACTCCGAGCGCGCGCCAAGGAACTGGGCCTGACGGGCTACTCGTCGAAGCGCAAGGCCGCGCTGATCGACGAGCTCCGGAACCACTGACGAATCGGTGGCACGGCCGCGATTCGGTTGTCGGGACACCGAGCCCGGGCATCACGTGGCACGTGCCCACCGATCGGAACGCGCCCAGGTTGCGGTCAGCAGCAGTTCGGGTCGAGCACTGTGCACAGCGCGCTCAACGCCTCGCGACGAGGGGAGTGGCGCACGTTCATCCCCTGCCGCTCGGAGGCGACGAAGCCGGCGGTCCGGAGCTGTCCCAGATGGTGGCTGACGGTCGACTCGGTGAGTCCGATCGTATTCGCAAGCGCGCCCGTCGTGCACGGCTCGCCACAGGTGAACAGCAGTGACAGGAGTTTGACCCGGACCGGGTCGGCGAGAGCTTTGAGGCGCAGTGCGACATCGAGGGCGGTGGCATCGTCGGCGGGTGTCGCGGCGACGGGGGCGCAGCAGACGGGGTCGGACATGTCGATGACGGGCAACGCCTTGGGCATGGAGTGAACCATACGCACTCTTTTGACATATGTCGAAGAGGTGGCGTAGGACTGACCTGTCGCCCATTCGACACCCCGTCACCCGACTTCGGAGGTCGCCACCATGGCTCGTGTGCAGCTCGCCCTCAATGTCGACGACCTGGAAGCGTCGATCGCGTTCTACAGCAAGCTCTTCGGCGTCAGGCCGGCGAAGGTCGAGCCCAGCTACGCCAACTTCGGGGTGGCCGACCCTCCGCTGAAGCTGGTGCTCATCGAGAATCCCGGCAAGGGCGGCACGCTCAACCATCTGGGTGTCGAGGTCGAATCCTCGAACGCCGTGCACGCCGAGATCGCCCGTCTCGCGGAGGCCGGAATGGTCGACGACGAGGAGATCGGCACCACCTGCTGCTTCGCGACGCAGGACAAGGTGTGGGCGGCAGCTCCCGGGGGAGAGCGCTGGGAGGTGTACACCGTCCTCGCGGATTCCGCGACGTTCGGCGGCGCGCCGGCGTCGGACGCCTCGTGCGATTGCCTGCCACGGTGACCGCACCGTCGACCCGGACCCCCGTCGCGGGGAAGCTGTCGCCCCTGGACCGGCTCCTCCCGCTGTGGATCGGTCTCGCCATGGTCGTCGGGCTGATGCTCGGCCGGGCCGTGCCCGGGTTCGGTCCGGCGCTGGAGAAGGTGCAGGTCGGCGGTGTCTCCGTGCCGATCGCCGCGGGTCTGCTCATCATGATGTACCCGGTGCTGGCGAAGGTTCGGTACGACCGTCTCGGAACCGTCACGGGCGACCGTAGGCTCCTCCTGGGTTCGCTCGTGCTGAACTGGATTCTCGGACCGGCGTTGATGTTCGCGCTCGCCTGGACTCTGCTGCCGGGCCTCCCGGAGTACCGCACCGGGCTGATCATCGTCGGTCTGGCCCGCTGCATCGCGATGGTCATCATCTGGAACGACCTCGCGTGCGGCGATCGCGAGGCCGCCGCCGTGCTCGTCGCGTTGAACTCCGTCTTCCAGGTGGTGATGTTCGCCGCCCTCGGCTGGTTCTACCTCTCCGTCCTGCCCGGATGGCTGGGGCTCGAGCAGGCGAGGATCACCACCTCGCCGGGGCAGATCGCGGCGTCCGTTCTGGTCTTCCTCGGCATTCCGCTCGTCGCCGGATACCTGTCCCGGCGGATCGGGGAGGGGACGAAGGGCGTGGACTGGTACGAGTCCCGGTTCCTGCCGCGCATCGGCCCCTGGGCGCTGTACGGATTGCTGTTCACCGTCGTCGTGCTGTTCGCGTTGCAGGGCGAGCAGATCACCTCGCGTCCGGGGGACGTGGCCCGCATCGCGCTGCCGCTGCTGGTGTACTTCGCCGTCATGTGGGGCGGCGGGTACCTACTCGGGGCGTCGATGGGACTCGGCTACTCCCGTACGACGACTCTGGCTTTCACCGCGGCGGGGAACAACTTCGAGCTCGCCATCGCCGTCGCGATCGCGACGTACGGCGCATCGTCGGGCCAGGCCCTCGCCGGTGTTGTCGGCCCGCTCATCGAGGTTCCCGTCCTTGTCGCCCTCGTCTACGTCTCGCTGGCGCTGCGTCGCCGCTTCACCCCGGAAAGGACCCTCGGATGAGCCCGTCCGTCCTCTTCGTGTGCGTCAAGAACGGCGGCAAGTCCCAGATGGCCGCCGGGTTGATGCGCGCAGTCGTCGGGGATGCCGTCGACGTGCACTCGGCCGGCACGGCGCCCGGGGCTGCGGTGAACCGCCTCTCCGCCGCGTCGCTCGCCGAGGTCGGCGTCGATATCACCGGGGAGGTGCCGAAGCCGATCGATCCCGCGCTGCTGGCGACGGTCGACCGCGTGGTCGTGCTCGGGGCCGAGGCGGACCTCGACGTCCCCGACGGGGTTCGGTTCGAGCGGTGGATCACCGACGAGCCGTCCGAACGGGGTATCGAGGGGATCGAGCGGATGCGGCTGGTCCGCGACGACATCGCCGCCAGAGTGGGGGCACTCGCCGTGTCGCTGGGCGTCGCGGGCGCGCGGTGAGGTGCGACCGGGTTCGTGCAGACCCGTATGGCGCCGTGTGACCGAGCCGGCACGTAATGTCATAATGTAGATTATCGGTACAACGGGGAAGCGGACGCCGACTGGGTGTCTCCGGGCGGTTCGGATCTCTCGGTCTCGGTTCCGGAGTCGGTGTTTCCGACGACATCACTGGATATGCGCTGCGGCTCCCGCCGGCGCCTTGGTCATCAACACGACCCAGACGGGTTTAGGCACCGCCGCACTCGGTTCGGTGCGCACACCGCCGCCCGGTCTCGCCGGCCGCTTTCTCGCCTTCGGCCCGCCGGTCCGATGTCCGTCCCGATGCGTTCACCGTCGCTGGCGCTGTGCGGGTGTCGCGCTGACGACAGGCCCTCTGTCCTGTCCTCCCCGCGGTGTCCTAGTTAATACGTCACAGTGACGAATATGTCCTGCCCGTTCGGCGAGCGATGTCGCACGCCGGGATCGGTGACCGCCGAACGACGTATCGGGACATTGCTCACTCCGCAGACTATTGCAATCGCAATTGTTCCTCTCTTACTCTTGTGACGCATGGTGAGTCACGGACGCGTGGGAATTCGTTCGTGTGAGCAAGGAGGAATGATGGGCAGGCATAGTCGTGGGGAATTCGCGGCCGCACCGAAGGTCGACGTCTCACTCGAGGACACCGTCCAGTTCAGTCTGCCCGGCTTGAGCCTTGCTCGTCCGACGTCGGTGCTCGCCAGTTCCAATACGCGACAAATGGCGATAGATTCAATTTCACGAATGATTGATTTAATTGACGTGATTGACAATGCGTCTGACCAGCGCGCTGCGCGGCGGGCCGCGCAGCGCGGATCGCTCGTCAACTTCCGTCAGATCGCCACGGCGAGTAACCGGTTCGCGCAGGCGGCTGCCACGCGCATGCGCCACCCTATCGGCGGCCGGCATCGATTCACAGGAGAATTCGGCGGCGACACGCGCGCGCATGGGGGGAACATTAACCATCGATGGTCGGATAACGCTATTGTTAACACCATGACCAATGATGACCTCTCCGTCCTCAAGCGCGCGCAAGAACTCGTCCGGAAGCACGACGAGGAGCTCCGTGCTCAGCGAGTCGAGCGTGAAGGGCGGGTGCGCCAGACGGGCTCGCTGATCGCCACCTACAGTGCCGACTGCGCGCTCCGCCTCGCGGAGCTGCTGGACTTCTCCGAGAAGGACGGCCCCGTCGACAAGATCAAGTGGCAGCTGTCCGCTTCGGGTGAGAAGCTCATCTCCTTCAACCCCGAGGACAACGACCTCATGGTCGACATGCACCGCATGCCGATGCTGGTCACCAACGTCGAGGGCTACACCGTGGGTGTGCAGCACCTGCTGGGGACCGACGTCTACGTCTTCGGCCTCACCGATGGCGAGGACAACTGGAGCGGTTTCGAGGACCTCGAGGGCTTCGGTCGCGCCACCCTGACCCCGGGCAACCGCTACAAGTGGACCGAGGTCTCGCTCTCCCAGTACAACGAGTGACGACTCCCCCAGCCGCCTAGCCGAGCACGCCCCCGGGCGTGCTCGGCTTTCGTTTTGCCGAGGGTCCGCGCCGGTACGCTGGTGCGGTTGCCGCACGAGTCCATCAGGAGCGCCCATGCCGCAGTCCGCCCCGCACGCCGCCGACAGCCACGAGAGGATCCGCGTCCACGGAGCGCGGGAGAACAACCTCAAGAACGTCAGTATCGAACTCCCGAAGCGCCGGCTGACCGTGTTCACGGGCGTCTCCGGCTCGGGCAAGAGCTCGCTCGTCTTCGGCACCATCGCCGCGGAGTCCCAGCGGCTGATCAACGAGACCTACAGCGCATTCGTCCAGGGCTTCATGCCCACGCTCGCACGCCCCGACGTGGACGTCCTCGACGGGTTGACGACGGCGATCATCGTCGGCCAGGAACGGATGGGCTCCGACCCGCGCTCCACCGTCGGGACCGCCACCGATGCGAACGCCATGCTGCGGATCCTGTTCAGCAGGCTCGGCGACCCTCACATCGGCTCGCCGCAGGCCTACTCCTTCAACGTGGCCTCGGTGAGCGGCGCCGGCGCCGTCAAGCACGACAAGGGCGGCCGCGAGGTCAAGGAGAAGGTCACCTTCAGCATCACCGGCGGCATGTGCCCGCGGTGCGAGGGCCGGGGCAGCATCAGCGACATCGACCTCACCGCCCTCTACGACGACAGCAAGTCGCTCGACGACGGACCGTTCACCATCCCCGGGTACAGCATGGACGGCTGGCAGGGGCGCATCTACCGCGGCAGCGGCTTCTTCGATACCGCCAAGCCCATCGCGAAGTACACCAAGCGCGAACTGGACGACCTGCTCTACAAGGAGCCGACCAAGATCAAGGTCGAAGGGATCAACCTCACCTACGAGGGCATCATCCCGAAGATCCAGAAGTCCTTCCTGTCCAAGGACGTCGACGCGATGCAGCCCCACATCCGCGCGTTCGTCGAGCGCGCCGTCACGTTCGCCGTCTGTCCCGAGTGCGACGGTACGCGGCTGTCCGAACTCGCCCGCTCGTCGAAGATCAACGGCACCTCCATCGCCGA from Tsukamurella paurometabola includes the following:
- the arsB gene encoding ACR3 family arsenite efflux transporter — its product is MTAPSTRTPVAGKLSPLDRLLPLWIGLAMVVGLMLGRAVPGFGPALEKVQVGGVSVPIAAGLLIMMYPVLAKVRYDRLGTVTGDRRLLLGSLVLNWILGPALMFALAWTLLPGLPEYRTGLIIVGLARCIAMVIIWNDLACGDREAAAVLVALNSVFQVVMFAALGWFYLSVLPGWLGLEQARITTSPGQIAASVLVFLGIPLVAGYLSRRIGEGTKGVDWYESRFLPRIGPWALYGLLFTVVVLFALQGEQITSRPGDVARIALPLLVYFAVMWGGGYLLGASMGLGYSRTTTLAFTAAGNNFELAIAVAIATYGASSGQALAGVVGPLIEVPVLVALVYVSLALRRRFTPERTLG
- a CDS encoding low molecular weight phosphatase family protein codes for the protein MSPSVLFVCVKNGGKSQMAAGLMRAVVGDAVDVHSAGTAPGAAVNRLSAASLAEVGVDITGEVPKPIDPALLATVDRVVVLGAEADLDVPDGVRFERWITDEPSERGIEGIERMRLVRDDIAARVGALAVSLGVAGAR